Proteins encoded together in one Deinococcus metalli window:
- a CDS encoding MBL fold metallo-hydrolase: MTDALPPTPVLGSLHALQVPIPYPMKTVTVLIDAPAHGPVTMIDTALDTPEARAAIEDGLGALGLHWSDVDRAIITHHHPDHYGLAGVVEERSGAAVHMLDVEIGRGERYWHLWEEWLPGHLKHMRDHGLPKGSLAEMGADNRRGRDRVHPATRVQPLREGQHVQLADRAWEVLWLPGHADGHLGLWNEESSVLIAGDAILPRISPNVGLYAYTRPDPLGDYLQTLGKLEALNPRRAVVGHHGPVMEGVQARARELRDHHHERLDFIKAEAGREPRSAYALSLAMFPRDLNTSGRRFALAETLAHAEHLRLLGQLYRTWDDASEVWTYHA, translated from the coding sequence ATGACCGACGCCCTGCCCCCGACCCCCGTGCTGGGCTCGCTGCACGCCCTGCAGGTGCCGATTCCGTACCCGATGAAGACCGTGACGGTGCTGATCGACGCGCCCGCGCACGGTCCGGTCACCATGATCGACACCGCGCTCGACACGCCGGAGGCCAGGGCGGCCATCGAGGACGGCCTGGGCGCGCTGGGCCTGCACTGGAGCGACGTGGACCGCGCGATCATCACGCACCACCACCCGGACCACTACGGTCTGGCGGGCGTGGTCGAGGAACGCAGCGGCGCGGCCGTGCACATGCTGGACGTCGAGATCGGGCGCGGCGAACGGTACTGGCACCTGTGGGAGGAGTGGCTGCCGGGCCACCTCAAGCACATGCGCGACCACGGCCTGCCGAAGGGGTCGCTGGCGGAGATGGGCGCCGACAACCGCCGCGGCCGCGACCGGGTGCATCCCGCGACCCGCGTGCAGCCGCTGCGCGAGGGCCAGCACGTGCAACTTGCGGATCGCGCGTGGGAGGTGCTGTGGCTGCCCGGCCACGCCGACGGGCACCTGGGCCTGTGGAACGAGGAGAGCAGCGTGCTGATCGCCGGGGACGCCATCCTGCCGCGCATCAGCCCGAACGTGGGCCTGTACGCGTACACGCGGCCCGATCCCCTAGGTGACTACCTCCAGACGCTGGGCAAGCTTGAGGCCCTGAACCCGCGCCGGGCGGTCGTGGGCCACCACGGCCCGGTCATGGAGGGCGTGCAGGCCCGCGCCCGCGAGCTGCGCGACCACCACCACGAGCGGCTGGACTTCATCAAGGCCGAGGCGGGACGCGAGCCGCGCAGCGCGTACGCCCTGTCGCTGGCGATGTTCCCACGCGACCTGAACACCAGCGGGCGGCGGTTCGCGCTGGCCGAGACGCTGGCGCACGCCGAGCACCTGCGGCTGCTGGGGCAGCTGTACCGCACGTGGGACGACGCCAGCGAGGTGTGGACCTACCACGCCTGA
- a CDS encoding citrate/2-methylcitrate synthase, protein MTTIAKGLEGVLFTESKLTFINGSEGILTHLGIPIQEWAENSTFEELSLALLDGKLPTAAELAAFDAHLKANRMIPEKLAEEIASFPRNVHPMQALRTAVSYLGLFDPQAEDTGEDARRAISIRMIAQFATIIAAIARAREGQPVIAPRSDLTHAGNFLYMLTGKEPTTEQARLFDIALVLHADHGMNASTFTAIATSSTLSDVYSCIVSAIGALKGPLHGGANEAVMDMLDEVGTPDQAEAYITKKLDNKEKIMGVGHRVYKYFDPRSRVLRDYAEHVASKEGKSTYYQILETIEKTVVDRIGSKGIYPNVDFYSGTVYSDLGIKKEYFTPIFALARISGWCASVIEYSRDNRLLRPDAQYTGATDQHYVQLQDRQ, encoded by the coding sequence ATGACGACCATTGCCAAGGGCCTGGAAGGCGTGCTCTTCACCGAGAGCAAACTGACGTTCATCAACGGCTCAGAGGGCATCCTGACGCACCTGGGTATTCCCATCCAGGAGTGGGCCGAGAACAGCACCTTCGAGGAACTGTCCCTGGCGCTGCTGGACGGCAAGCTGCCCACCGCCGCCGAACTCGCGGCCTTTGACGCGCACCTCAAGGCCAACCGCATGATTCCCGAGAAACTCGCTGAGGAGATCGCGAGCTTCCCCAGGAACGTGCACCCCATGCAGGCGCTGCGCACCGCCGTGTCGTACCTGGGCCTGTTCGACCCCCAGGCCGAGGACACCGGCGAGGACGCCCGCCGCGCCATCAGCATCCGCATGATCGCTCAGTTCGCCACGATCATCGCCGCCATCGCCCGCGCCCGCGAGGGCCAGCCGGTCATCGCGCCCAGGAGCGACCTCACGCACGCCGGGAACTTCCTGTACATGCTGACCGGCAAGGAGCCCACCACCGAGCAGGCGCGCCTGTTCGACATCGCGCTGGTCCTGCACGCGGATCACGGCATGAACGCCAGCACCTTCACGGCCATCGCCACCAGCAGCACCCTCAGCGACGTGTACTCGTGCATCGTGTCGGCCATCGGGGCGCTCAAGGGGCCGCTGCACGGCGGCGCCAACGAGGCCGTGATGGACATGCTCGACGAGGTCGGCACGCCGGACCAGGCCGAGGCCTACATCACCAAGAAGCTCGACAACAAGGAAAAGATCATGGGCGTGGGGCACCGCGTCTACAAGTACTTCGACCCCCGCTCGCGCGTGCTGCGCGACTACGCCGAGCACGTGGCCAGCAAGGAAGGCAAGAGCACGTACTACCAGATTCTCGAGACTATCGAGAAGACGGTCGTGGACCGCATCGGCTCCAAGGGCATCTACCCGAACGTGGACTTCTACTCCGGCACGGTGTACTCGGACCTGGGCATCAAGAAGGAGTACTTCACGCCAATCTTCGCGCTGGCCCGCATCTCGGGCTGGTGCGCCAGCGTGATCGAGTACTCCCGCGACAACCGCCTGCTGCGCCCCGACGCGCAGTACACCGGCGCGACCGACCAGCACTACGTGCAACTGCAAGACCGGCAGTAA
- a CDS encoding metallophosphoesterase family protein, with protein MLVLSDTHGLLRPEVLALLPGADTVLHAGDVGRPEVLTGLQAATTAPVHAVRGNVDRTPPLSDLPATLLLDVAGVWVYVLHDLNDLDLRPPDAGVHVVVSGHTHAPRVEQRGGALFVNPGSVGPRRFRLPVACAWLHVEAGAARVEPVILDA; from the coding sequence GTGCTGGTCCTCTCCGACACGCACGGCCTGCTGCGTCCGGAGGTGCTGGCGCTGCTGCCCGGCGCGGACACGGTGCTGCACGCGGGCGACGTGGGCCGGCCCGAGGTGCTGACCGGATTGCAGGCGGCCACGACGGCCCCGGTGCACGCCGTGCGCGGCAACGTCGACCGGACACCCCCGCTGAGTGACCTGCCCGCGACGCTGCTGCTGGACGTGGCGGGCGTGTGGGTGTATGTGCTGCACGACCTGAACGACCTCGACCTGCGCCCGCCGGACGCCGGCGTGCACGTGGTGGTGAGCGGGCACACGCACGCGCCGCGCGTGGAGCAGCGGGGCGGCGCGCTCTTCGTGAATCCCGGCTCAGTCGGCCCCCGGCGCTTCCGCTTGCCAGTCGCGTGCGCGTGGCTGCACGTGGAGGCCGGCGCCGCGCGGGTCGAGCCGGTGATTCTGGACGCCTGA
- the tsaB gene encoding tRNA (adenosine(37)-N6)-threonylcarbamoyltransferase complex dimerization subunit type 1 TsaB: MTGDAPPHVTLALDTATPFLTLAVSWETGHVTAVREVGRAHAEELPGAARALFAQAGLPFHAQTIVIGTGPGSYTGVRVGASYALGLAAVWGARVVGVSTLEALVSGDGPQGVSLDARKGHVYGAVYDVQGGTVTGTRAAPAKATLEDFTAQLGTLPHRHDVPPDGMALLRAGQAHGAEDWALAYL; encoded by the coding sequence ATGACCGGCGACGCTCCCCCACACGTCACCCTGGCCCTCGACACGGCGACGCCGTTCCTGACGCTGGCCGTGTCGTGGGAGACCGGACACGTGACCGCCGTCCGCGAGGTCGGCCGCGCCCACGCCGAGGAGCTGCCGGGCGCGGCCCGCGCGCTGTTCGCGCAGGCCGGGCTGCCGTTCCACGCCCAGACCATCGTGATCGGCACCGGGCCGGGCTCGTACACGGGCGTGCGGGTGGGCGCCAGCTACGCACTGGGCCTGGCAGCGGTGTGGGGCGCGCGCGTGGTGGGCGTGTCCACGCTGGAGGCCCTGGTGAGCGGCGACGGCCCACAGGGCGTGTCGCTGGATGCCCGTAAGGGGCACGTGTACGGCGCGGTATACGACGTGCAGGGCGGCACCGTGACCGGCACCCGCGCGGCCCCGGCGAAGGCCACGCTGGAGGACTTCACGGCGCAACTCGGCACTCTCCCCCACCGGCACGACGTCCCGCCGGACGGGATGGCGCTGCTGCGCGCGGGTCAGGCCCACGGCGCGGAGGACTGGGCGCTGGCCTACCTGTGA
- a CDS encoding PEGA domain-containing protein, translating to MKTTGWKWGAVGVLGAALVACVPAPLRAQPGAQLQVGARLSAPAITTVTGETLYRPPGPGALLVTTDTPAFVSSLVLTSGQPVQVVTVGAVPAGTDVPVALPAASGFTQVYTVASVQPLDVSAAQGARSLDDAARAVQAAAQGLPAGAYTVATTTYTVGRFGTLRVTASEPGAEVRVDGHPAGYAPVEIPDVPVASVTVSVSAPGLSGHSQRVTVTENGVTEVRAVLAPLMGTLSVSSDVPAQVLVGGRVAGQVPGDGRALRVSLRPGTVGVNVLPLDPALRPQNLLVRVRASQVTTIRCTLSAGVYGCVTP from the coding sequence ATGAAGACGACGGGGTGGAAGTGGGGCGCAGTGGGGGTGCTGGGCGCCGCGCTGGTGGCGTGCGTGCCCGCGCCGCTGCGGGCGCAGCCGGGCGCGCAGCTGCAGGTCGGGGCGCGGCTGTCGGCACCGGCCATCACGACGGTCACGGGCGAGACACTGTACCGCCCGCCGGGGCCGGGCGCGCTGCTGGTCACCACCGACACGCCGGCCTTCGTGTCGTCGCTGGTCCTCACGTCGGGTCAGCCGGTGCAGGTGGTCACGGTGGGCGCCGTGCCCGCCGGCACCGACGTGCCCGTGGCGCTGCCGGCGGCCAGCGGCTTCACGCAGGTCTACACCGTGGCGAGCGTGCAGCCCCTGGACGTCTCGGCCGCGCAGGGCGCCCGCTCGCTCGACGACGCGGCGCGGGCGGTGCAGGCGGCGGCGCAGGGCCTTCCCGCGGGGGCGTACACCGTCGCCACGACCACGTACACGGTCGGGCGCTTCGGCACACTGCGCGTCACGGCGTCCGAACCGGGCGCCGAGGTGCGGGTGGACGGGCACCCCGCGGGATACGCGCCGGTCGAGATTCCGGACGTGCCCGTGGCCAGCGTAACCGTCAGCGTGTCAGCGCCTGGACTGAGCGGCCACTCGCAGCGCGTGACGGTCACCGAGAACGGCGTAACAGAGGTGCGGGCGGTGCTCGCGCCGCTGATGGGCACCCTGAGCGTGTCCTCGGACGTCCCGGCACAGGTGCTGGTCGGGGGCAGGGTGGCCGGGCAGGTGCCGGGCGACGGGCGAGCGCTGCGCGTGTCGCTGCGGCCGGGCACCGTGGGCGTGAACGTCCTGCCGCTCGACCCGGCCCTCCGGCCGCAGAACCTGTTGGTGCGCGTGCGGGCGTCGCAGGTCACCACGATCCGCTGCACGCTCAGCGCCGGGGTCTACGGCTGCGTGACGCCCTGA